Proteins encoded by one window of Azospirillum brasilense:
- a CDS encoding DUF945 domain-containing protein, with amino-acid sequence MRRIPARPLAAALMLATLALPPATARAEAPPVTEDGARALAATLKDGLARWFPKSEGDETELRWSGEPVATPAGDHYKVALPALTAVSDDGTTADIGTIHLTVKPQDGNTHAVTATLPDRVAILDNGKPSATVKLGRQRISALWSGAYETALSMDAELGDLSVTSDRKGKKGKKDESALTVGAITVAGELKPDGTAAAGTPLWSGPGALSVSNLRFLDETKKEVLNLGGLTMEGTYTRVDLARADAMQRLTQTHALAGTQPPAAELIPLMQNLMGGASGRVRLSGLTALNPEDGTRLALGQLVLRGSAEDLDKPMASTTFGIESSGLTLEPEVAPKAFMPDKLDIQISTAKLPTASLWRAFADLATLAESQAAAGEEDEEDGEAEEEAALPDDEAEMSAIGNRLMGAMAEVGTELRIDRFVVNTPAASGTMTGAMRMAANSAFGAVGNSTVLLRGLDAAAKAMQPKPGKKADESTQNALGVIAMLQAFGQASKDDAGNDVRSYKIDVTETGQFLLNGADMSALMGMGQPAPEPEPIQGKKR; translated from the coding sequence ATGCGCCGTATTCCCGCCCGTCCGCTCGCCGCCGCGCTGATGCTCGCAACCCTGGCGCTGCCGCCCGCCACCGCGCGCGCGGAGGCGCCCCCGGTGACCGAGGACGGGGCCAGGGCCCTCGCCGCCACGCTGAAGGACGGGCTGGCCCGCTGGTTCCCCAAGAGCGAGGGCGACGAGACCGAGCTGCGCTGGAGCGGCGAGCCGGTGGCGACCCCGGCCGGCGACCATTACAAGGTGGCGCTGCCCGCCCTGACCGCGGTGTCGGACGACGGCACCACCGCCGACATCGGCACCATCCACCTGACGGTGAAGCCGCAGGACGGCAACACCCACGCCGTCACCGCCACCCTGCCCGACCGCGTCGCCATCCTGGACAACGGCAAGCCGTCGGCCACCGTCAAGCTGGGCCGCCAGCGCATCAGCGCCCTGTGGTCCGGCGCCTACGAGACGGCGCTGTCCATGGACGCGGAGCTTGGCGACCTGTCGGTCACCAGCGACCGCAAGGGCAAGAAGGGCAAGAAGGACGAGAGCGCCCTGACCGTCGGCGCCATCACCGTCGCCGGGGAGCTGAAGCCCGACGGCACCGCCGCCGCCGGCACCCCGCTGTGGAGCGGGCCGGGCGCCCTGTCCGTCAGCAACCTGCGCTTCCTCGACGAGACGAAGAAGGAGGTGCTGAACCTCGGCGGCCTGACGATGGAGGGCACCTACACCCGCGTCGACCTCGCCCGCGCCGACGCCATGCAGCGGCTGACCCAGACCCACGCCCTGGCCGGCACCCAGCCTCCGGCGGCGGAGCTGATCCCGCTGATGCAGAACCTGATGGGCGGGGCCAGCGGGCGCGTCCGCCTGTCCGGCCTGACCGCCCTGAACCCGGAGGACGGCACCCGCCTCGCCCTCGGCCAGCTCGTTCTGCGCGGCAGCGCCGAGGACCTGGACAAGCCGATGGCCTCCACCACCTTCGGGATCGAGTCCAGCGGCCTGACGCTGGAGCCGGAGGTGGCGCCCAAGGCCTTCATGCCGGACAAGCTGGACATCCAGATCAGCACCGCGAAGCTGCCGACCGCCTCGCTGTGGCGGGCCTTCGCCGACCTCGCCACGCTGGCCGAATCCCAGGCCGCCGCCGGTGAGGAGGACGAGGAGGACGGCGAGGCCGAGGAGGAAGCCGCCCTGCCGGACGACGAGGCCGAGATGTCGGCCATCGGCAACCGGCTGATGGGCGCCATGGCGGAGGTCGGGACGGAGCTGCGCATCGACCGCTTCGTCGTCAACACCCCGGCGGCCTCCGGCACCATGACCGGCGCCATGCGCATGGCCGCCAACTCCGCCTTCGGCGCGGTGGGCAACAGCACGGTGCTGCTGCGCGGGCTGGACGCCGCCGCCAAGGCGATGCAGCCCAAGCCGGGCAAGAAGGCCGACGAGAGCACCCAGAACGCGCTGGGGGTGATCGCCATGCTCCAGGCCTTCGGACAGGCGTCCAAGGACGACGCCGGCAACGACGTGCGCAGCTACAAGATCGACGTGACCGAGACCGGCCAGTTCCTGCTGAACGGGGCGGACATGAGCGCGCTGATGGGCATGGGCCAGCCGGCGCCGGAGCCCGAGCCGATCCAGGGCAAGAAGCGCTGA
- a CDS encoding helicase-related protein has translation MTSVLSSSGGGLGAGGRVVAVLGPTNTGKTHLAIERMLGHRTGMIGFPLRLLARENYDRIVSIKGKNAVALVTGEEKILPPSPSYWVCTVESMPLDRAVDFLAVDEVQLCADPERGHIFTDRLLNARGLVETMFLGSDTVQPLIRRLVPRAEFISRPRFSQLTYAGYRKLTRLPPRSCVVAFSATDVYALAEMIRRQRGGTAVVLGALSPRTRNAQVGLYQAGEVDYLVATDAIGMGLNMDVDHVAFARIVKFDGFAPRRLRAPEVAQIAGRAGRHMRDGTFGTTDEVGELEADVVDRVENHQFETIKTLMWRNSKLRFDTPGFLLKSLEERPPIPELLRARDADDHLALQALVRDHEVMDLAKGRDNVRLLWEVCQVPDFRKVLSDAHTRLLGQIFRQLRTGIGRLDEDWAAKQIARLDRTEGDIDALVARIAHIRTWTYISNRPSWLTDPVHWQARTRAIEDKLSDALHERLTQRFIDRRSATLVRTLKDGRDLIGGVRADGEVVVEGHPVGRLEGFRFVPDAPERSEEAKSLLTAARRALREEVASRLRAFEQEPDDVFALGPDGVLTADGLPVARLGPGPSVLTPAVLPFDEGLLDQGQLDRVRVRLERWLKDRVAARLRPLLALRDASDLTGTARGLAFQLVENMGAMPRAPVAPLVEGLEKADRKALSRHGVRLGVSHLYLTALAKPGAVELRGLLWAVKHRLPLPVPIPPPGRVSVEATGAPPAFWEAIGYPAAGPRALRVDMLDRLETELLTAAKEGRLVAEPALAQMIGAKPDELEAVMKGLGYTRSVAEDGAVSWRRRRNPRHKPRRETPVNADHPFAKLRQLSGIG, from the coding sequence ATGACCTCTGTCCTTTCTTCGTCCGGGGGCGGTCTGGGTGCGGGTGGCCGGGTGGTCGCCGTGCTGGGGCCGACCAACACCGGGAAAACCCATCTCGCCATCGAGCGCATGCTCGGCCACCGGACGGGGATGATCGGCTTTCCGCTGCGCCTGCTGGCCCGCGAGAACTACGACCGCATCGTGTCGATCAAGGGCAAGAACGCCGTGGCCCTGGTGACGGGGGAGGAGAAGATCCTGCCGCCCAGCCCGTCCTACTGGGTGTGCACGGTGGAATCCATGCCGCTCGACCGGGCGGTGGATTTCCTGGCGGTGGACGAGGTGCAGCTCTGCGCCGATCCGGAGCGCGGGCACATCTTCACCGACCGGCTGCTCAACGCGCGCGGGCTGGTCGAGACGATGTTCCTCGGCTCCGACACGGTGCAGCCGCTGATCCGCCGGCTGGTGCCGCGGGCCGAGTTCATCAGCCGCCCGCGCTTCTCGCAGCTGACCTACGCCGGCTACCGCAAGCTGACGCGCCTGCCGCCGCGCTCCTGCGTCGTCGCCTTCTCGGCGACCGACGTCTACGCGCTGGCCGAGATGATCCGGCGCCAGCGCGGCGGCACCGCGGTGGTGCTGGGCGCGCTGTCCCCGCGCACCCGCAACGCCCAGGTCGGGCTCTACCAAGCGGGGGAGGTCGACTATCTGGTGGCGACCGACGCCATCGGCATGGGGCTGAACATGGACGTCGACCATGTCGCCTTCGCCCGCATCGTGAAGTTCGACGGCTTCGCCCCGCGCCGCCTGCGCGCGCCGGAGGTGGCGCAGATCGCCGGGCGCGCTGGGCGGCACATGCGCGACGGCACCTTCGGCACCACCGACGAGGTGGGGGAACTGGAGGCCGACGTGGTCGACCGCGTCGAGAACCACCAGTTCGAGACGATCAAGACGCTGATGTGGCGCAACAGCAAGCTGCGCTTCGACACGCCGGGCTTCCTGCTGAAGTCGCTGGAGGAGCGCCCGCCGATCCCGGAGCTGCTGCGCGCCCGCGACGCCGACGACCATCTGGCGCTTCAGGCGCTGGTCCGCGACCATGAGGTGATGGACCTCGCCAAGGGCCGCGACAACGTGCGGCTTCTCTGGGAGGTCTGCCAGGTCCCCGACTTCCGCAAGGTGCTGTCGGACGCCCACACCCGGCTGCTCGGGCAGATCTTCCGGCAGCTGCGCACCGGCATCGGGCGGCTGGACGAGGACTGGGCGGCCAAGCAGATCGCCCGGCTGGACCGCACCGAGGGCGACATCGACGCGCTGGTCGCCCGCATCGCCCATATCCGCACCTGGACCTACATCTCCAACCGGCCGTCCTGGTTGACCGACCCCGTGCACTGGCAGGCGCGCACCCGCGCCATCGAGGACAAGCTGTCCGACGCCCTGCACGAGCGGCTGACGCAGCGCTTCATCGACCGCCGCTCGGCCACGCTGGTGCGCACGCTGAAGGACGGGCGGGACCTGATCGGCGGCGTGCGCGCCGACGGCGAGGTGGTGGTGGAGGGCCACCCGGTGGGCCGGCTGGAGGGTTTCCGCTTCGTCCCCGACGCCCCGGAGCGCTCGGAGGAGGCCAAGTCCCTGCTGACCGCCGCCCGCCGCGCGCTGCGCGAGGAGGTGGCGTCGCGCCTGCGCGCCTTCGAGCAGGAGCCGGACGACGTGTTCGCCCTGGGGCCGGACGGGGTGCTGACGGCGGACGGGCTGCCGGTGGCCCGGCTCGGCCCCGGCCCGTCGGTGCTGACCCCGGCGGTCCTGCCCTTCGACGAGGGGCTGCTCGACCAGGGGCAGCTCGACCGCGTGCGCGTCCGGCTGGAGCGCTGGCTGAAGGACCGCGTCGCCGCCCGGCTGCGCCCCCTGCTGGCGCTGCGCGACGCGAGCGATCTGACGGGAACGGCGCGTGGGCTGGCTTTCCAGCTCGTCGAGAACATGGGGGCGATGCCCCGCGCTCCGGTCGCCCCGCTCGTCGAAGGGCTGGAGAAGGCCGACCGCAAGGCGCTGTCCCGCCATGGGGTGCGGCTCGGCGTGTCGCACCTCTACCTGACGGCGCTCGCCAAGCCGGGGGCGGTGGAGTTGCGCGGGCTGCTGTGGGCGGTGAAGCACCGCCTGCCCCTGCCGGTGCCGATCCCGCCGCCGGGCCGCGTCTCGGTGGAGGCGACGGGCGCGCCGCCCGCCTTCTGGGAGGCCATCGGCTATCCGGCGGCGGGGCCGCGGGCGCTGCGGGTGGACATGCTCGACCGGCTGGAGACCGAGCTGCTGACCGCCGCCAAGGAGGGCCGGCTTGTCGCCGAGCCGGCGCTGGCCCAGATGATCGGCGCCAAGCCGGACGAGCTGGAGGCGGTGATGAAGGGGCTTGGCTACACCCGTTCGGTGGCGGAGGATGGGGCGGTCTCCTGGCGCCGCCGCCGCAACCCGCGCCACAAGCCCCGCCGCGAGACCCCCGTCAACGCCGACCACCCCTTCGCCAAGCTGCGCCAGCTTTCGGGAATTGGATGA
- a CDS encoding RNA-binding S4 domain-containing protein codes for MTDIDDDDDLPDSGSDPTPAGRLRIDKWLWFARFFKTRSLAAKLCNGGGVRVSGTVVGKAHYAVKPGDVLTFAQGRHIRVIKVIALGSRRGPAPEAQALYEDLAPPVREEAIQDPYRAPPAPREPGAGRPTKRDRRALDQLYGEE; via the coding sequence ATGACCGACATCGACGACGACGACGATCTCCCCGACTCCGGCTCCGACCCCACCCCGGCGGGCCGGCTGCGGATCGACAAGTGGCTGTGGTTCGCGCGCTTCTTCAAAACGCGCAGCCTCGCGGCGAAGCTGTGCAACGGCGGCGGCGTGCGGGTGTCCGGCACGGTGGTCGGCAAGGCGCATTACGCGGTTAAGCCCGGCGACGTGCTGACCTTCGCGCAGGGGCGGCACATCCGCGTCATCAAGGTGATCGCGCTCGGCAGCCGGCGCGGCCCGGCGCCGGAGGCGCAGGCCCTCTACGAGGACCTCGCCCCGCCGGTGCGCGAGGAGGCGATCCAGGACCCCTACCGCGCGCCGCCGGCCCCGCGGGAGCCCGGCGCCGGACGCCCGACCAAGCGCGACCGCCGGGCGCTCGACCAGCTCTACGGAGAGGAGTAA
- a CDS encoding TerC family protein codes for MLELFSDPQVWASLLTLTALEIVLGIDNIIFISIMAAKLPVHQQQKARQLGLALALLMRLALLASISWVATLTEPLITVLGMGFSGRDLILLGGGLFLLAKGTIEIHNTVEGHEEDSAAPKLASFGAVVGQIIVLDIVFSLDSVITAVGMSNDLPVMVTAVIIAMAVMLFAARPVGDFVNRHVTVKMLALSFLLLVGVALIADGFGFHIPKGYLYFAIAFSTLVEALNLMAAARRKRKKAEAH; via the coding sequence ATGCTCGAACTGTTCTCCGACCCGCAGGTCTGGGCCAGCCTCCTGACGCTCACCGCGTTGGAGATCGTGCTCGGCATCGACAACATCATCTTCATTTCGATCATGGCGGCCAAGCTGCCGGTCCACCAGCAGCAGAAGGCCCGGCAGCTCGGTCTGGCGCTGGCGCTCCTGATGCGGCTTGCGCTGCTCGCCTCCATCTCCTGGGTGGCGACCCTCACGGAACCGCTGATCACCGTGCTCGGCATGGGCTTCTCGGGCCGCGACCTGATCCTGCTCGGCGGCGGCCTGTTCCTGCTGGCCAAGGGCACGATCGAGATCCACAACACCGTGGAGGGCCACGAGGAGGACAGCGCCGCCCCCAAGCTCGCCAGCTTCGGCGCGGTGGTCGGGCAGATCATCGTGCTGGACATCGTCTTCTCGCTGGACAGCGTGATCACCGCGGTCGGCATGTCCAACGACCTGCCGGTGATGGTCACCGCCGTCATCATCGCCATGGCGGTGATGCTGTTCGCCGCCCGGCCGGTGGGCGATTTCGTGAACCGCCACGTCACCGTGAAGATGCTGGCCCTGTCCTTCCTGCTGCTGGTCGGCGTGGCGCTGATCGCCGACGGCTTCGGCTTCCACATCCCGAAGGGCTACCTGTACTTCGCCATCGCCTTCTCGACGCTGGTCGAGGCGCTGAACCTGATGGCCGCCGCCCGCCGCAAACGGAAGAAGGCCGAAGCGCACTGA
- a CDS encoding CBS domain-containing protein, with protein MMKRKLVPDVVKSQELILVTEDTSVLTVSKLMAEKNIGAVLVVNHGDLVGIVTERDLNNKVLSTQIDAFETEVSAIMTRNPDTLPPDADAIEALTLMQSKHYRHLPITQGKRAVGIVSIRDLFKLAYEHLVEEVEFRDGLMRT; from the coding sequence ATGATGAAGCGGAAGCTGGTTCCGGACGTGGTGAAGTCGCAGGAACTCATCCTGGTGACGGAGGACACCTCCGTCCTGACCGTGTCGAAGCTGATGGCGGAGAAGAACATCGGCGCCGTCCTGGTGGTGAACCACGGCGACCTCGTCGGCATCGTCACCGAGCGCGACCTGAACAACAAGGTGCTTTCCACCCAGATCGACGCCTTCGAGACCGAGGTGTCGGCGATCATGACCCGCAACCCGGACACCCTGCCGCCGGACGCGGACGCCATCGAGGCGCTGACCCTGATGCAGTCGAAGCACTACCGCCACCTGCCGATCACCCAGGGCAAGCGCGCGGTCGGCATCGTCTCGATCCGCGACCTCTTCAAGCTCGCCTACGAGCATCTGGTGGAGGAGGTGGAGTTCCGCGACGGTCTGATGCGGACCTGA
- a CDS encoding DUF938 domain-containing protein has product MFDPLHPEDFRRHAPATERNRAPILEVLRRVLPPQGLVLEVASGTGQHAVAFAAALPAVTWQPSDPDPGLRDSVRSWAATAALPNLRDPLDLDAAAPDWPVEAADAVVCINMIHIAPWEAALGLFAGAARLLPMGGPLLLYGPFTRGGRHSAPSNAAFDADLKARNPAWGVRDLDAVEGAAAGFALAEVVEMPANNLTVVLRRR; this is encoded by the coding sequence ATGTTCGATCCGCTGCACCCCGAGGACTTTCGCCGCCACGCCCCCGCGACGGAGCGCAACCGCGCCCCCATCCTGGAGGTGCTGCGCCGCGTCCTGCCGCCGCAAGGTCTGGTTCTGGAGGTGGCGAGCGGCACCGGCCAGCACGCCGTGGCCTTCGCCGCGGCGCTGCCCGCCGTGACGTGGCAGCCGAGCGACCCCGACCCGGGCCTGCGCGACAGCGTCCGTTCCTGGGCCGCCACGGCGGCGCTGCCCAACCTGCGCGACCCGCTGGACCTCGACGCCGCCGCACCCGACTGGCCGGTCGAGGCGGCCGATGCGGTGGTCTGCATCAACATGATCCACATCGCCCCGTGGGAGGCGGCGCTCGGCCTGTTCGCCGGGGCCGCCCGCCTTCTGCCCATGGGAGGGCCGCTGCTGCTCTACGGCCCCTTCACGCGCGGCGGGCGGCACAGCGCACCCAGCAACGCCGCCTTCGACGCCGACCTGAAGGCCCGCAATCCCGCCTGGGGCGTGCGCGACCTCGACGCGGTGGAGGGCGCCGCCGCCGGCTTCGCTTTGGCCGAGGTGGTGGAGATGCCCGCCAACAACCTGACCGTCGTCCTGCGTCGTCGCTAA